The Euphorbia lathyris chromosome 4, ddEupLath1.1, whole genome shotgun sequence genomic interval ttcgagcagtgctttatatggcacatgctgacgtacactcccatcaacatgcccgtctttctcgttgctggtttccttcgaagcactggcacgatgcggcttggttcaatcatcaccagaatcctgaTTGACCACAAagttgacctcgaaggtgaggagaagactcgaggaacTGAGATAACAGCttcctcgctgagggcactaaagtttggacagcccttgaagaaaggaaaagttgctgctgctgctggccaagctgaagaagctgctgagccaaagaaaggaagaaggactaaggccccagcttcccgcaagaggaaaactgctgagactccttctaaaaatgttgagtctccagcaaagaggcagaagtcagctggtaagccagctgagaaaagaagcaggcaaggtgagcctggaactgaggaagctgtggagcaacctcaaaagaagcagaagtcttcaacactgactCCACTCAACACTATACCTACTGATTTCATTGTACCGgatgactctcacttcacccagtgtcaaggtacaacAGCTGAGTCAGAAGAACATGAGGTATAAttagatgatcacttcatctctcaagttgaagaagaacttgacggtGACAGtaccaaagaagaagaagaagaagccagcggtcaggatgacgctgaggattctgAGGAAACAGCCAGTGAGTATGAGGCTGAGGATGTTGATATTGGGTTAGTTGCTGGTGATAAGCAtgccaatactgagttggctgcgggagttgagcaagtacttgaccaacacactgttgatcaacttgaagagcaagctgaccagactcatactgagcaacaagaatcttccccttctcactcaggagaacctgatcatattgtcactccacctcgtagaaggcgaaagttggtcaaggccagtgagaagctagtcagtgaacctcctgtgcaactaccaactcttcctgactttgtcgtctcaaagacaactaaggacccttctaccgtcaaacttaagtttttcaaacgccaatccacttccactacatcggcattagaaaaacaagcctctgtttcttctcaacaggaacatgccgaccccaatgcttctgcaacatcaaccagtcaggttgagccatctactgttcatgctatttcctcaagcatggtgctaaCTCCACAcacctctgccgtcagcacggacagtattcgcattacaacttctccaactcaactctctgccgatcaatcaaccatCCCACAAACACAAGTGCAGATTGGTTCATCACTTCCAGTCACGGACCTGgtaactcctttcactcctcttccttccggtcatactgatgtccctgaaggttcACAAAGCCATctaaatgccactgagtccggcaaaaagatcattgactcagtgcaagcattaatcagagaccttcaacattccacctctcctgctgctggatcttcaattcttgagaccacccagctttcccaggtcactcagcttctcaacgaggttaagggactcaaggatctgctgaacgtCGTCTTATCcttccaagcccagcaagctaagcaggaatCAATTACCAAGTTGgttgagatccagctgacaaccgtgcaacacctgaactctctccatcaacaagtccagaaattgtcagctgtgaacattgactatgccacttcatctgaaatcaaaatgctctttgctcagcttcatactgagcaacttaagaccaacgagcaaatggtgtcgtacagtcagtgctcagtagagcaaattggtgaggctataaggttgcttaatctgaataagcaagagatggatactgacgcaataaagcagaacgagatgatgactctcgcacaacaaactttcaatcacattcgtcataacaacatCCAACGTTAGTATTACGACATAGCTCTCTTAAAaacctttcaccaaatctttgctggccttactgaagctcttatctggcaaggcaaagctcaatcgttcagtgtaaatatgctcagtgctgctgatctcaaagtacccgatgaggtatcagctgatggagttgccatttttgatggcgtaaatgaaaccgctgagaagcttaaggagctgtcccaagaactgactcgcgctgtattaactgatgctttcagacttcctcctcctgatgctgacaaaacgggggagaaagaacatgcagctagagctcagcatgagcgaagtcatgagcgaagtcagtcatcgcaacacaagaaaaagaaatagataggctagcccaGTTTTAGACTGAGTCACTtgtaatctaattctatttgccttatctataaaaattttttgctgtgtaattactgacttctatctatatatcatatttgcatctcttattcaaatcctgatttatgatatatgttattaagtactgagtcattatgtatcttcaattaaatcagctatgtttaatacttgtaacatttattgactaaatgatatgctgataacatgtttgacattgacctatgtgtttataaaacattctgataagaacccattgaacaacaaattactcagcgcactctatatgattaaaccttccgcttaatactgagtaaattgaatatgttgatatagctgacctatatctgaaaactgaccttagacttactcaattaatcCTTCGAATGTttaagagtaaaactaagtcagtagctcaacccttacgggggagtttgctaaattatactaggtcaactatcatgggggagctcatactgagttcctcactgaatagttttgccaacatcaaaatgggggagtttgttgaaacacctttccacataattttgatttgacaaaattgtttaagtataatttaaaatacatattctaaacacactaagtttaaatgttttgatttattctactaatgtgtttgttcaatgttgagttaaaattatttataagacacaagaatcaaatggcccaagcccaatacggaagtcaaggcccaagtcaaacaactcagtacaactcggcccgtgtttgtcaagacgttgccgttttgaacaaaacgcaactcagcaaagagaaggatctagaagacctttgggacaacttcaagatgaagccgctgagtagtctcgacaacacgtacaagacagcagctggcaaatgaaaacctctagacaaagtatttctactttgggtaaagttcagacgacacagtatgctgtccagttgactttaccataaaaggagagacagtctgctgagctgaccgaggacagaagatacacaattctgattggccgagagctctgagcaagtcaggatgacaacgacatgtagccgtttccctctaactgttatttcgaaattcgaaatgaccgatgcccagacgtctctataaatagtgccatcagaagcttcactccatacagaacttgatcaagccattacgctgaccaaatttctacaagttctgcaagcaaagaagcaaagcaaaatcttacactacaattcttatatctgtgtaaaagtctagagtgattgtttcaatcgtctaaagtgtcttagcaaatatttgtataggacaaaacacttatcatttctagagatagaaaggagaggctgagtactcggttttagtactcagcgtgagattaggattgagtagaggtatagaggaaggtactcttgtcatactcagttgctgatattgtaaaaggtttgaggctctacctttaaagagctcagtagaggattcgaaatctcggaacgtgttccggggacaggacgtaggcttagaagaagctgaacctggataaatctgctgagtgaagtatttcttacctttaactccctatatatattgcttgcttaaaataaccaaaaactgaccaagtaaagaggtcaggttgagttgtgcgcgttgaacgtctgagctcaggaatagactctaagtgctatctcctgactcaagctaagaaactgacctagtcaccagttgactaagccagtatcttgctgtttactcagcgccgctgttaaaacctttttccttagaaaaagaagtctgccctaattgcaaaaaagtttaaatagttcctaacccccccttggaactatacttgcaaccttacaagggaccaacagaaacaaagtgagttagatatgtaaatggacccttttagttgggctagatttgtaattagccctattattttttttacaaaacaaagtatttggAATTACACCATTCAATCATAATGACAATCAAAAGtagttatttttaaaaaaaaatatatatgatatCCAACCGCAGTTGTGTACAATGAACTTAAAGATGTTTTCGGAGGGACTGTGTTTTAAACATAGCACATATCTTTATTTACAAACTATTAAATCACAAATTTACAAATTAGACAACCATTGCAAATTAGACAAACCACACGTGTTTGTTTATGTAATTTTTCTAAGAAGCTTaatgtaataaaaataaaaaaaactcaatttatcaaaattagaaACAATGAAGAGCCCTCGAAATActtatttgataaatattttatatcataaaataGTTTAAAAAAACAAGTAAATCATAAAATAAGCAAAGAACATATTCTTGAACTACCAATGAGCAAAGAACATTCTCTTTGAGTTCCTACACCGAACTTCATGTACTTTATTCACTCCTCCTCATTGATCTCTTAGCAAGGAAAACACTTGTTAGAACATTCTTATTGTTGGACTGCAAAGATTCCTCTAAAATTTTCAATTcctataataaaattaaaatagataTGAATTATAATCATATAAATCTAGCAAcaagaaatttattcaattaagttGTTTAGCAAAGAGAAGAACATACCTCGGCTGCACCAACATGAACAACCATCACTTTAAGTGAAGTAAGATCTTGAATATTGGCAGAATTGAGCAGAGCACCACAATGAATGGTAGATAATGGTTTCACCTCCAAATTATCTGTTACCATATATGTTACCTTCTCTTTCACAAATCCACCTGAACTACTCCCTTCCACAAATCCTCCGAGACAGGTATATGCGAATgctttttttttcattgaatCATTGTTATTGGTTAAACGAGAAGGTTTTGGATTTAGAATGCGATCTAAACCTTCTGATGATTGAAAGTAAGATTTGTTGAGTGATTTAATGCTATTGTAGAAATCAGCTATGCTGCCTATCATGCTCTTGCCGTTCAAGAGTTTAAGTACCATTCCTAATGGTAAAGACATGAGGCTCACCAGAAAATCTACAAATTCCTTATTTGCTTCTGCAAATATCACTTTACTGTCTTTTTTGTTTATGATAAGCTTTAGTTTTAGCTTGGAATTAGGTAAGAAAAAAGCTTTTGCACCGATGAAAGCCATGCGCAGATCTTCTGATGTACAATTGATTACAAGTTCAATATCCAGTTTAAGAAATGGTACAAAGAAAGAAATCTAGGATTTATAGATAGTCAAAATGATGATACAATAGCTTTGAACGCCATTGATGAAAATCCTTGTAAAAGAATTAACTAACCCTAGAGAAACCAGAAAACGCAGCAAAAGGAGGTTAGAAAAGAAAAACTCCCAATGATCATAAACTCCGATCAAAATGTGCATAAacacaaaacgaaaacaaaaacacaagCTAAAATTAATAAACACGAACTTTAATTGATAGAAAATAATATCTTTAGGAAcatgaaagaagaagaaagatgagATCTTTGACATATCTAACTGATATTACCTGGTTGAATTCTCGTTGGAGCTCCACCTATGGGGGGCGCTATTGGGTTCGGCCGAGGGgtctccgatgctaaagtcagtacaGTGTATGAGATGATAAAACAAAAGCACGAAGTAGGGTATTGGAATATGAGCTTGAGATGCAAGACTATTTATACTAGGTTAGGTGTAACCCTCAATTTGGTAACTAGAATGTCTCCATTAATGTctcattaatggtggttactgAGTTCATTCAAGTGTGACTGTTAGCTCATTAAAGGGTTATTACTTGCCTTTAATGATGTCGGTTTTCTCATGGGGAAGACGACGCCGACATTCTATGGGCGTATCGATCCCTGATGACGGGTCTCCCGAGACGCGGTGGTTACGAGACATGACGATATTTTGAGACTTAaactttataaattttaatttaagaatttgtttttttttttaatttaattaattaatttcgcATAACAAAATTTATGTGGAAAGATAAACAACAGTTTTGTCAAATCTTCATCCAAATTagatgaaatttcatcaattgaAATAGTTTAGAAACCGAATGTGACCGAATAATAGATCAGATGTAAAAAGACAaacttataaataaatcaaatgcTAAATAACACTTTAAACCTAAAATATTTGTTAATTTTCATACACCTTTCACAATTTAATAAAGATAAGGCTAAAATTTGCttaaatacaaatttatttTAACATACAAAAGTcattttattcctaacattaATTTACCTAATACAATATTTGATAGAACTTATTTAACAATATTATCAAATTGGATCTTTTAAAcagatttatcgataaattgaaaTAATAAAGTAGTTTCGTGCATTTTAATAGGTGGTTGATAAATGCTTTAATAACATAGTACATATTGTTAAATTAACTTGCATTTTGAGAGATTTTTTACCGACATTTTGACATTTTATTACTAAGACAGTTTGTTTAAATTTTGTGATAGATACTAACGGAAAACATTCATTACTTTGTTAAACAATtctaaaaaaacaattatatttttagaaaaacaattctAAGTTGTATAACGACCACAAGGTCTGAGCCACATCCATTGCTGTAGTCTGTAGCTGCTTTCATTCATCAATGGCAGTATCTTCGGTTTCTTTGAGCTGGGCTTCCACAACCTTATCCAAAAAGGTGTATTTCTCACCCTCTTCTTCTAAATATATGTTCAACCTTGACATTCaattaatttgaatttgaatttgaatttgcaGTTGAATAATTTCCCTTGCTCAAATGAATTGCCTCGACCCTTTCCATTAGCTGCTAATTGCTCTTCCATTGAACAAAGTAAGATACCCAATTTCTATTAGCTATTCTTTTAGCCAGGATTCATTGATAGGGATACTTGTGGTGGTTTTTCTTGATTCATGGTGCTAAACTGaattttttagtgtttttacccaaaaaaaattgaagtccAATACACAATTTACATAGAAAATTTTACTATTTTCCTGCGAACAGCCGGTGTTTAACCCTCCCAAGCCCTCCTCTAGATCCATCCCTGGTATTTTGTATTGGAACACTCTGTCTCAGCACTCACATCTTACATCTGGACGCTATCCCTTTTGTTAAATAGACAAATATAAACACTGGTTATTAAATAAGCTTAATAGTTATCGGTCAGCATTTCAGCATaggtaaaaaaataattaacaataattatctccAACACCCTTCAAAACCGGCTGTTAATTATGAAACCATATAGATAAGTTTTGGTGCAAAAATGTTCTTATTCGCTAATTTGTTGTAGGCAATTGCAGAAGAAGATTGTTACTATTAGGAGCTGGAACACTGGCAACAAGCTTACTCCCAGCAAGCCCCTTTTTAGCTCAAGGTGTCACATTATTACCTCCTTTTCTTATTACATTGAAATAGCAAGTTAAAACACATGTGTATTATGTTGGGATTGTACAGAGATACCGCAGAATTATCGGGCATTTGTCGACAAAAGAGATGGATATTCATATTACTACCCCTCAGATTGGATAGTAAGTTCATTTGTGAACTAATTAACATGTTCAACTTTGAATTAGCTACTTAAAGTGAAAAGGGTATTGTGAAATGGTTAGGATTTTGATTTCCGGGGGCATGATTCGGCGTTCAAGGACCGAACAATGCAGTTGCAGAATGTTAGAGTGAGGTTCATACCTACTGACAAGAAAGACCTTCATGATTTGGGATCAATGCAACAGGTATTTCAAACACTTTCATGCTTTTGCTCGCCTTTTCAAGTGTTATTAATGTCTCGGAAAATTCAGGTTGTTTCTGACTTGGTTGAGAAGATTTACGCTGCCCCGAATCAAAGAGCTACCATATTTGACGTACAAGAGGTTTGTGTATATATAAATAGAGTGtctgttatgttacgttatgttctGTTATGTTCAATTAGCAGCTAATAATTATATTCTTAGTAACATTTTAATGGGCGAATGCAGAGAAGTGAAGATGGGAAAAACTACTACACCTTTGAATATGAGCTTACATCTCCCAATTTCTCCAGTGTTGCCTTTGCAACCATTGGAATTAGCAACGGTAACGCCCCTTTCTCTCTTTCTTGTCTTACTAAAATGTCATCAACGCATTTTTCAGCCATCGGGTTGGTAATATTTAACAAATTAGACcaaatttcataaattttaaatattaaagcTCGTTTATTTGTTTAAGTATTGAACCGTTCACTGACTGTTAAGATAACGggtataaaaattaattcacagcttaatctgaaaaataaatgaattttGGGCTTAAATATGCATTGAGCCTTTAATCAATCAAGTAGTACAAATGTCGTTTTAAATTGATTCgtacaaattttatatattttttaattttcaaatagAAGTTTGAAATTTATAAACTATTGACGTCATTAAAAGTGGTTTGTGTGTGCAGGTAGATATTACACCCTAATCGTGGGGGCAAATGAAAGACGTTGGAAAAGATATCGCAACCAGCTTAAAATGGTCGCCGACTCTTTCAAGATGCTTGATATTTAATAGATGTCCTCATTGAAAAAAGCATCTCTACTTGTATATACTTACTAGAAAATTTGCCGTTGTTCTCCCTTCAACTTTATCACACAATGCCAAAGCAAATTTGCCAATTCAATAATGCAATTTTTTAATTACCATTCCTCAAACTGAAAACATTTCAGAAAGTGAAATTTGCATTTATTCATTTACAAGCGAAGGTGGAAACAAGATACATATATTCtttatcaaataataaataataataataagtgtcTATTTGGTTCTCATTTTCATAACTCTTTTTCGCTTTCTCATTCTaaaagtgtctaaaatgttgAAGTAAGattgaaaaacatatgcttTTAGCaattttaaaagtaaatattctttaTCAGATTGGTTGGTTCTCATACTTTAACAACAAAGTCTAAACAACTAAGATCAAACCATAAATATAAATGGCCTAACCAAACAGGCAAAATTATAGTATGCATTCTGATTtcaagagaaaagaaaatgaacaagTTAAACCAGAAAAAAGAGTTAAAAAAACCTATAAATTATCCGAGTGGTTATGTACATAGATTACAACAATTGCCTCCACATTTTCTTCCTCTTCGATCTaaactttctttccttttcacAAACGTAAAAATTTACAGTGTAAAACACAAGCTAGTGGGAGTTGCAATAATTCACAAGAAAGCCACAAAAAAGAAACGCGAAACAACGCAAGAGGCACACCTGATTAAGGACTAAACTATCCCCTTTCCAACCCAATTTTCtgatttaatcaacaaataaatacaCCATGGAGACAAAGCAACAACTATATCAACTCAGCCTCCTAAAAGAATATTATGCATTACCAACCTccaaatcctatttctaaacccTAAATCAGAATGGCTATAATGGTCGGTGCCACCGCCACCTCGACCCTCCCGTTCAACCATACAAAAAAATTCTACAAGCCTCATCATTCTCGTCTGCACTCGCCGCTCTGGAAAATGTGTATAATTGCCAACAAATATCAACATTTCCAGCAAAGTAAAACGACTAATTAGAGCTATACAAAGGAACCATGCCCAAATGTCAAAACCCGAGCTATATAAGTCGATGCTGTCGCAAACCTTTCCCAAAGTGGGGTTGCATCAACCTGACGTACAAGCCATTCTTTGCCATCAAAGCATCATGGCTCCCTTCCTCCACTATTCGGCCTCCATTTAGAACCACTATATTGTCAACATGCCTCATCATTGCAGCTCGATGAGCTATTATAATGGTTGTTTTATTTCCCATAATCAATGTATCAAGTGCTTCTTGCACCACTCTACTTGACTCCGATTCAATGGATGAACTAGCTTCATCCAATAACAAAATGGGTGCATTCTTCAGCACCACTCGAGCAATCGCAATTCTTTGCTTCTGTCCCGGTGTCAAGTCCACACCCCTCATTCCCACAAGTGTGTCGTAACCGTGAGGCTGACTGCTGATGAAGTGGTGAGCATTTGCTATTCTAGCAGCCTCTTTCATCTCAGCTTCATTGGCGTTGTGCCGGGCATATATAATGTTTTCTCTTATGGTTGTCGGGAATATAACTGGTTCTTGCTGAACAAGACCTAAATGGCTCCTTAACCATCTCAAATTATAAAGTTTCAAATCCCGCCCATCTAACATGACTTGACCAGCAACTGGATCATAAAATCTCTGGATTAAAGAAATTATAGAGCTCTTTCCAGATCCTGAAACTCCTACCACAGCTACAGTTTGTCCACCATTTACTTTGAGAGTGAAATTGCTCAACACCAACATTTCGGGGCGAGTTGGATAACAGAAATCTACATTCTTCAACTCTAAGCTCCCATAAACATTAGGTGGCTTCAGGGCTGAGCTATCATCAGGATCTATCTTGGGCACTCTATCTATAATTTCAAAAACTGAAATGAGAGATTTCCTCCGTTTAAGAATGTATGGGGCCAATCCAAAAGGCTCAACTAGCGCAAATGTTGCAAATGAGAAAACCATATACTCCTTGAGAGCTGTAGGCAGATCAATATACTTTTTCTTTACAGCATATGCAGTATACCAGAGAAGAAGGGCATTGCAGGCAAAAAGAAGAAATTGTGAAAAGCCAAAGGCGAAACCAATGGCCATTCCATGGAGAAAACTCTGCTTGAATATTTTCTTTAGTTGCAACCTATATAGCTCCATTACTTTGTTACCAGCACAGAATGCTACGACAGTGTAAATGTTTCTAACTGCATCCTCAAGGACCAACGATGCCTTCCTGTGCATCTCCTGGATGCCCCGTGAAAATCCAGCAAGCCACAACTTCTGCAATATTTCATTTGACCACCATTCAGTATTTTTGCAAAGAAAAGTAGCATATAAGAATTCTTCATTTATCAAAATTTAAGAAAACAAAAAGGCTGAACCttttttgtgaaaaaaaaagaataaacttCTTCACTGATCAACTACAGACATAATAATGACTCGCATTTAAATTGATCTAAAATTCTAGTAGCTTTCCTTAGTTCCCTATTTTTTAAATATGTAAGAgaatctccaagagactcttagttcactatctaaaaataatataaacaattaattAACTCTTAGTTATTTGAGGAGTGACTAATACATAtcatcatctccaacaatactcctcacattcactccttatttattattttgtcattaaaattattaagtattgttatatttacaaatagtgagaggagagagactcaataataaattattaataaaaaatgaaataaggagGGGACTAGGAGTGGAGCGAGGCTCCTCAAtaatagagaggatgaagaGGCTTTTAGTGATTTGAGAAGTCACTAAGACACTGCTGGAGTTGGATTTTAAcactctctcctcaaattttaacttaagaggctgttggagatgctatGACACTAGGAAATTAAGACAGGACACCACTAGACTAGCTGAATGTTGTATTCAACATTTCTTTTCTTGGTTGACCTTAATTGCAGTTTTAGCAATTACACACTACAGTTGGAATTGAAGCACAACAATCATGAGAATCGAAGGATGCTGTATCATCAGACCACTAAAAactcatgaattttttttttttttttgtattatccCCAATGAAAACAAACATCAATTGTCACACTAGATACAAAAACTGATAGAAATGCTAATGGGTCTAGCGAATGGTTATCAGATGTGAGTAAGTGAATGAAGGTGTGGAGGGTTTACCATAGGAAATGATAGAGACCATGACTGAAAACAAACCTCATTGTCACACAATATACCAGAACTGATGGAAACGCTAATGGGCCTTGTGAGTAAGGGAATGAAGGTGTGTTGAGTTTACAAGGAGTTTGTTATGGAGAGGGACAGTACTGATGAGCTGGCTATAGGGGAAAGGAAAGTTATGACAGACAGGTTTGTTAGAGGGGCAAGGGTGGAACAAGGCAAATGTTTGATAATTCTGTTTGGCTTTTCACTGCAATGCAGGGAGGAGAGCTTAGTTCATTATGATCTAAGCTCTTAGCTGTATTTTCCAGTTGTGTTCACTTTCTGGTTACAGCATTCACTTGGAGATATTGCAAAAATAAACTTCTTAAACCActatttatgtgtttttacttGTTGATTGAACATTTTATCAAGAACTCTGTTTCAAAATTCATAATCCttacttttttatattaaaatgcAATTCTGAAAAACTTGCCCGTTTCTGTCAGAATCAATAATACAATCAAACGACTTTTCTGTACGTAGAAATTGGACTAGTCATCCTCGTAGAAAgtagaaaacaaaccaaaatttGAAATTGCAATTTCATGAAGTgcagaaaagtccatcttacggtaaagaaaagaattagagagGAAATTGACTGAATGACTGGTAAAAAGTAGACACTAAAAGGACTCTTAAGACGaccatatattttgtttttattcatGTGTAGTAGCCAACTATGTAGGCTAATAGAATAACAATCCAAACCGTTAATTCATTCACAAAATCAGAAAAATATGTTGAAAAAATGAACAAACAATGAAGATACATTAATTCCAAAAGCAGAACAGAACATGCAAACCTGTGCTACTGCAGAAACCATAAGAATTGGCAAGGTCGCCAAAGCCACAAGAGCTACTCGCCATTCAAGTAGCATACCAATGACAACAGCCACAATAACAGCAGTACTATCCTGTATAAATATTGAAAGTCGGTTGCTAAATGCTGCTCGGACAAATGTAGCATCATTTGCCAACCGCATGGACAATGTGTCAGCACTGTTCTCTTCTTCATCAAACCATCCAACTTCATTCCGCAGCATAGCTGTTACAATGGGCACAAAATAAGGTAAAGCTCATATACTGAATTTTGtattttgtaatgttcttttcCAAGTACCTAACAACAA includes:
- the LOC136226785 gene encoding photosynthetic NDH subunit of lumenal location 1, chloroplastic — encoded protein: MAVSSVSLSWASTTLSKKLNNFPCSNELPRPFPLAANCSSIEQSNCRRRLLLLGAGTLATSLLPASPFLAQEIPQNYRAFVDKRDGYSYYYPSDWIDFDFRGHDSAFKDRTMQLQNVRVRFIPTDKKDLHDLGSMQQVVSDLVEKIYAAPNQRATIFDVQERSEDGKNYYTFEYELTSPNFSSVAFATIGISNGRYYTLIVGANERRWKRYRNQLKMVADSFKMLDI